Below is a window of Bradyrhizobium sp. SZCCHNS1050 DNA.
GCCATACTCGGCGCTGCGTGAGACGCCCGGCGCAAGAAACGACTGGTTGTCGCGCTCATAGGCGACCGAACCCAGTTGCTCCGACATGCCGTAGCGGGTCACCATCGAGCGCGCGATGTCGGTGACGCGGCGCAGATCGTCGGCGGCGCCCGTCGACAGATGGCCGTAGACCACGAGCTCCGCGGCGCGGCCGCCGAGCAGCACCGCCATCTTGTTCTCGAGCTCCTCGCGCGTCATCAGGAAGCGATCTTCCGTCGGGCGCTGGATGGTGTAGCCGAGCGCGCCGACGCCGCGCGGGATGATCGACACCTTGTGCACGGGATCGGTGCCCGGCAGGCTCATCGCGACGATCGCATGCCCCATCTCGTGATAGGCGACGATCTCGCGCTCCTTCGGATTGAGCAGCCGGTTGCGCTTCTCCAATCCGGCGACGATGCGCTCGATCGCATTGTTGAAATCATCGAGCGTGACCTCGTCGCCGCCGCGCCGCGTCGCCAGCAAGGTCGCCTCGTTGACGAGGTTGGCGAGATCGGCGCCGGTGAAGCCGGGCGTCAGCGCCGCGACCTTCTCCGGATCGACGTCGGCGGCGAGCTTGGCCTTCTTCAGATGCACCTGCAGGATCTGGATGCGACCCGGCTTGTCGGGCCGGTCGACCAGCACCTGGCGGTCGAAGCGGCCGGCCCGCAGCAGCGCCGGATCGAGAATCTCCGGCCGGTTGGTCGCTGCCAGCAGCACGAGGCCGGTCGAGGAATCGAAGCCATCGAGCTCGACCAGCAACTGGTTCAGAGTCTGCTCCTTCTCGTCATGGCCGCCGGCGAACGGGCCCATGCCGCGGGCGCGGCCGAGCGCATCGAGCTCGTCGATGAAGATGATCGCGGGCGCCTTGGCGCGGGCCTGCTCGAACAGGTCGCGCACGCGCGCGGCACCGACGCCGACGAACATCTCGACGAATTCCGAGCCCGAGATCGAGAAGAATGGCACGCCGGCCTCGCCCGCGACCGCCTTGGCGAGCAGCGTCTTGCCGGTGCCGGGCGGGCCGACCAGCAGCACGCCCTTGGGCATGCGGCCGCCGAGACGGCCATAGGATTTCGGATCCTTCAGGAACGAGACGATCTCGCGCAGTTCGTCCTTGGCCTCGTCGACGCCGGCAACGTCGTCGAAGCGGACGCCCGTGTTGGATTCGACGTAGACCTTGGCCTTGCTCTTGCCGATCTGCATCAGGCCGCCGCCGAGCCCGCCGGCGCCACCCATCATCCGGCGCGACAGCCAGTACCAGACGCCGAAGAACAGCGCGATCGGCATCACCAGCGAGAGGATGTCGCCGAGGATGTTGCTCTCGACGCGACCGGTGAAGGTGACGTTGGCCTTGCTGAGCTCCTTGGCGAACTCCTGGTCGACGCGCGTCGTCGCGAAGCGCGACTGGCCGCTGGGCAGCGGCTCCTTCAGTGTGCCTTCCAGGTAGTTCTCGGAGACGCCGACCTCCTTCACCTTGCCGGCTGCGAGCAGGTCCTGGAATTGACTGTAGGGAATAACGGCGACCTGGCGATAGCTCGTCCACGCATTGTGGATCATCATCGCGACGAAGATCGCGACGATCGCGTACCAGAGATTGAAGCGGGTCTGCTTGGTCATGGGTCTCTCAATCGGGTGATCAGTCGAAATCGAGTGTCCGCGAACGGCGGATCAAGCGGCCGCGCGTCAGGTGCGGTCCTGCGCTGCGTCCTCGGGCACGAACACCGTGACCGCACGCGGCAGCACGGAGAAGCGCGCCGGCGTGAAGGTGACGAGCTCGCCATCGGCATTGATCCGGCGCGGACGGCGCGTGCGGATCTCGAACGATGTATCACGCGAGGCCCGCACCTCCTGCCACAGGCCGTGGCGGCCCTTGCGGAAGTCATAGGCCATCGCCAGCAGCTTCCAGATGCGGCCGATCTCCAGCGAATACAGATCGAGATGGGAATCGTCGATCTCGGCGCGGTGATCGACCGCCATGCCGCCGCCGTAGTAGCGGCCATTGCCGACCGCGATCTGCAGTGTCTTCACCCGCACCGCGCCGTCGGACGATACGATCATCGCGCGGAACGGCCGTGCATTGGTCAGCACCTTCAGCGCCGTGAGCGCATAGCCGAGCCGGCCGAACCTCCGCTTGGTTTCCTTGGTCAGCTGCCGCGCGAGGTCGGCGCTCAAGCCGAGGCTGGCGACGTTGAAGAACGGGTGCCCGTTGACCTCGCCGAGATCGATCCGGCGGCGATGGCCGGCCGCAATCACATCGACCGCGGCCTCCATATCCGGCGGCAGGCCAAGCGTGCGGGCAAGGTCATTGGCGGTGCCGGCCGGAATGATGCCCAGCGGCAGGCCGGTCTTGAGCAGTGCGGGCGCAGCCGCGTTCAGGCTGCCGTCCCCCCCGGCGACGACGACCGCCTCCGCATCGTCGGCATGGGCTTCGATCCACGGCGCCACCTCGCGCGGACTATGCGGCGCCGAGATCACGAGATCATAGCCGGCTGCGCTCAGCCGCGACACGGCAACGCCGGCCGCTTCGCCGCCGGAGCGGCTGCCGCGATTGATGATCATCAAGAGGCGGCGCGTTGCCACGGCCGGGCGCGACGGCGGCGCCTTCGCGATCGATACCTGGTCACCCCCCGTGGTCACGATTGTCTCCCGTACACAAAATGCCAGCGCGCTCCAGCACGCAGGTTCCATACAAAGTGGCGAGCAGGCGCTCCGGTTCCATCACGATCACCGCCGCCCCTCCAGGCGATGCCGGGAGGTTTGAGCGGGGTAACGATTGTTGGGATGGTGATGTGGGGGCGAGAGCCGCAAGGCCCGATAGCAACAAGCGACGCGTGGGGCCGCATCTCGTCAAACTCCTCAATAGCGCCCGAAGTGCGCAATACCGCCAGCGGCAGCGGTCATGAAAGAGAGTCCGACATCATAGTCTCACGGACTATCAGAGGGGCCCGGATCTCCGGCCCTCTGGAATTAGTTCACCGCCGCACGGCCGCAAGACGGCCGCCGGGCAGCAGACACTCTGTCGCACCTCGCCGTTCATCTTGCCGAACGCAGATGCGAACGGCGGGCTCTTGAAAACCGCAGGCTCTTGAAAACCACTCGGCAGACACATACGTCCGTCGCCTACCCCTGGTCCGGGCCCCTCTGGTGAAGCTGCCGGTGCGCTCACGATGTCGGACCTGACATCAATCTCACCGGCTTGAAAGAGGGACCCGTCGTGGAATTCCTGCTCATCGCGTTTGCCGGCAAGCCCGTCTGGATGTGGCTCGCCTTCTTCGCAATCGTGCTCGCCCTCCTCGTCTTCGATCTCGGCATCCTCCATCGCAAGACGCGCGAGATCTCGGTGCGCGAGAGCCTCGTCATGAGCGGCATCTACATCATGCTCGCCCTGGCCTTCGGCGCCTGGGTGTGGTGGCAAATCGGCGCCGAGGCCGGCACCGCCTATCTCACCGCGTTCACGATCGAGAAGGCGCTGGCGATGGACAACGTCTTCGTCATCGCCATGATCTTCAGCTACTTCTCGATCCCGCGCGCCTATCAGCACCGCGTGCTGTTCTGGGGCATCGTCGGCGTCATCGTGCTGCGCGCGATCATGATCGGCCTCGGCGCCGCGATCGTCGCCCAGGCGAGTTGGGTACTCTATCTGTTCGCACTGTTCCTGGTCGCGACCGGCATCAAGATGCTGGTGTTCAAGGACACGCCGCACGACATCGGCGCCAACCCGGCGCTGGCCTGGGTGCGCCGCCGCTTCGACGTCACCGACCGCCTGCACGAAGAGCGCTTCTTCGTGCGCCAGCCTGATGCGCGCGGCAAGCCGACCTGGTTCATGACGCCGCTGTTCCTGGCGCTGATCTTGATCGAGTTTGCCGACGTCATCTTTGCGGTCGACTCGGTGCCCGCGATCTTCGCGATCTCGACCGACCCCTTCGTGGTCTACACGTCGAACATCTTCGCGATCCTCGGCCTGCGCGCGCTCTATTTCGCGCTTGCCGCGATGGTGGATCGCTTCCAGTATCTCAAGCTGGCGCTGGCGGCGGTGCTGATCTTCATCGGCTCGAAGATCTTCCTGGCCGACCTGCTCGGGCTCGAGAAGTTTCCGCCCGCGATTTCGCTCGGCATCACGTTCGGTCTGCTCGGCGCCGGCATCGCCTATTCGCTGTGGAAGACGCGGCCTGCGGTCGAGCCGATGAAGTGAGGCAGGTCGAAGGACAAGAGGTTGCTGCGTGGCAGTGAATGATGTCGCATCCGACGACGAGGACTCCTCGGCGCCACGCCGTCACAACGGGCCGATCAGCCGCCGGCTGCTCGCGATCGCCCGGACGGTGCGGTCCGAGGAGCCGTCGATCGGCGAGTTGTTCGACCGGCTGGAATCGGAAGGTCTTGGCCTGACCCTGCTGCTGCTGACCCTGCCGGCGCTGATCCCGTTGCCGGGCCCATTCGGCATGGTGTTCGGCACCTTTGTCGCGCTGGTCGCGCTGCAGATCCTGTTCGGCGCCGAGCGGCTATGGCTGCCCGAACAGTTGCGCAGCCGGCCGGTGCCGCAGCGGCTCCTGCGCAAGATCATCCGCGCCGGTCTCGACTGGGCGGGCTATGCCGAACGCGGCCTGCGCGAGGACCGGCTGGTCTGGCTGACCGGCCGGCCGGCGCGGATGCTGCTCGCGCTGCCGCTGCTTCTGATGGCGGTCACCATCATCCTGCCGATCCCGATGGGCAACGTGATGCCGGCGCTGGCGCTGATCGCCGCCTCGATCGGCTTCATTGCAGGCGACGGCCTCGCCGTGCTGGTGTCGATCCTGATTGCGATGGCTGCGGTGGTCTGGACTGCCGTTCTGCTCTACACCGGCGCTGCAGCAGCCGACTATGCCGCAACTCTCCTGGCCCGCTTAGCTGTGCATCTGCGGGCGATGTTGGAAAGCGTCGGTGTCGATCTCGGCTTTGCCGCAGGCGTGACGACCGTATTTGCAGTGGTAACCGGCATCGCTGCGCTTGCCTTCTGGGTGCAGGCGGTACGCCATCGGCGCAGCCGGCGCGCATCCGTCGATCCGGCGCAGGATCCGCGCGAGCGCTCCCGCGCGCTGGCGCGTCGCGGCCGCGGCCTCGTGGCCGCCGCGAGCATTGCGACCACCGCAGCCGCCGTCTTCATCGCCACGCGTTTCATGCTCACCGGCTCGATCTGAAGTTCCGCCTGTGGCGGCGCGGCCGCACGACGGTGCATTGCGGCTGCGACGGACATATCTTCGTGAGCACCTGCCGGCCGGAAGCGCGAGCACTTGTCATTGAAGCAGCAACAAAAAATGCGACCTGTAAGCTCTGGCGCGTCGCGCATCGTCGACGGCCTGCGAGAAATGCCACTGTCCCTTTGTGCCGGCTGCAGCTATACGAGAGATGACTGTCATTAAACGGTTACAGAATCGACACATGCCCGATTCGAACGCACCGGCGTCGATCCACGGCAGTGGCCATGCGGTCGGCGTGCGGGAGAGTGGTGAGTCGGCGAGCAGCGATCCCGGTGGCGCCGCCGATCGCTTGACTGCGCAGCACCTAGCCGATCACGCGGCCACGCAGGAGGATGCCGCAGCGCTTGGCGTGGAGGTCGCGGCGCCGTCCTTGCCGGATCCGGCGGCCGGCAGCGGCCACGAGATCGAGCTGAAACTCCTCGTCGCGCCCGATCAACTCGCCGGCTTCAACAACTCACCGGTCGTCACCGCGCATGCGCGCAACAAGGGCTCGCGCAAGCATCTGACATCGGTCTACTACGACACGCCGAAGCGCATGCTGTGGAAGAACGGCTTCACCTTGCGGGTGCGCCAGAGCGGCTCGCGCTTCGTGCAGACCGTGAAAGAGCAGCACAGCGACGACCCGCTCAAGCGCGGAGAGTGGGAGGCCAGCGTCAGCTCGCTGGCGCCCGATCCGGTGCTGGCGGCCGCGCTGCTGCCGGAGGAGCTTCGCTCCGCGCTGGCCGAGGCAACGCTCGAGGCGGTGTTCACGGCCGACGTGCATCGTCACGCGCGCATGCTCGACGTGCCCGGCGCGACGATCGAGATCGCGTTCGACAGCGGTGTCATCAAGGCCGGCGAGCACCGTGAGATCGTGAGCGAGATCGAGCTGGAGCTCAAGAGCGGCAACCCCGCCGCCATCTACGAGATCGCACAGCGCATCGCCGATCACGGACCGATCAGACCTTCGATCCGCAGCAAATCGGCGCGCGGTTTCGACCTCGCAGCCGGAGCAGCGCCGGGGGCCGAAAAGCCGCCCAAGCTGCGCCTCGATCCGGCGGTGTCTCTCGACGAGAGCTTCGCCCTCGTCCTGCGCGGCAGCCTGCATCATCTGCTGCAGGCCATGCCTGCGGCAGAGGACGGACGCGATACGGAAGGCGTGCATCAGTTGCGGGTGGCGCTGCGCCGCCTGCGCGCCGCGCTGCACCTGATGCGGCCGCTCGGGACCTCGGCGACGCTCGACGGTCTCGAGGCGGATGCGCGCTGGCTGGCACAGAGCCTCTCGGCGGCGCGCGACCTCGACGTGTTCCTGACCGATACGCTGCCCGAGATCGCCGAGGCCTGCCCCACTGTTGCAGGCTTCGACTCGCTCCGGGCGCTCGCCGAGCGGCGCCGCGATCTCGCCTATCGCACGCTGCGCATCGCGCTTGCCGAGCGCCGCTGCGCCGCTTTCGTGCTCGGCCTCGGCGAATGGATCGAGACCCGCGGCTGGCGCAACGACGTCTCCCCCGACGATCTCCGACGCCTCGCGGCGCCCGCGATCGATTTTGCCGGGCCTGTTCTGTCGGAGCGCCACCAGAAGGTGCTCAAGCGCGGCCGCCGCTTCAAGAAGCTGTCGGCCGAGCGGCGCCACCGGCTGCGTCTCGCGCTGAAGAAGCTGCGCTACAGCATCGACTTCCTGCTGCCGCTCTACGGCGCGAGCAAATCGGCGAAGAAATATGCCAGGACGCTCGCCGGCTTCCAGGAGCAGCTTGGCCACTACAACGACATGGCGGTCACCGCCGGCGTGATCGAGACCCTCGGCACCACCTCCACCGAGGCGGCGATCGCGGCTGCCGCGATCACCGGCTGGCAGTCGCATGCCATGGCCGGCGTGGAGGAGCCGTTGCGCGAGGCGTGGCGCGCCTTCACCAAGGCGCCGACGCCATGGCAGGCCGAGGAGGCGTGACGGCCGGACGCGGTGACGTCGGTTCATGGACCGCATTGATCTGGTTCAAGGCGTCTGGTCGAGCTGTTTGGGAGCGTGATCTCATGAAGATATCCAGCGTGACGTGTCCCCATTGCCGTGCCGCCTACGAGATCGCGGAATCGACCTCCGCCATTGGCGCTGCCGGGCGGTTCGACTGCGGCGTCTGCGGCACGCCATTGGCGGCGTGGGACGAGCCGAAGCTGCGGGCCTTCCGCCTGGAGGTACCACCCGAGCGCAAATATCCCCGCGTGCCGGCCCCCGCCCCGCTCACCTGACTCCCGTTCCGCAATCCGGAACGCCCGGCGTGGTCCGTCGAGGTGACCGCGCATCCGCGCATGGCGCCATGGCCGGCGGCAACTTGCCTGGCTTTTTTGACCGGGTCATAGTCGGTCACCGCGCGGTGCTGCCGGCTGGCTTGGCCGCATCCACTGCAGCGTCCCGATCCACTTCAGCGAGTCATCCGGTCCTCATGCCCATCCTCAACAGCATCGCCGCGCTCTCCGACGAAATGGCCGCTTGGCGCCACGACTTCCACGAACATCCCGAGCTGCTGTACGAGGTGCATCGCACCGCCGGCATCGTCGCCGACAAGCTGCGCGCATTCGGCTGCGACGAGGTGGTGACGGGCATCGGCCGCACCGGCGTGGTCGGCGTGATCCGCGGCCGCAAGTCGGCCTCGGGCAAGACCATCGGCCTGCGCGCCGACATGGATGCGCTCCCGATCGAGGAAACCTCTGGCGTTCCCTACGCCTCGAAGACGCCGGGCCTGATGCATGCCTGCGGCCACGACGGCCACACCGCGATGCTGCTGGGCGCTGCGAAATATCTCGCCGAGACCCGCAATTTCGACGGCACCGCCATCGTCATCTTCCAGCCGGCCGAGGAAGGCGGCGCCGGCGGCAAGGCGATGGTCGATGACGGGCTGATGACGCGCTGGGGCATCCAGGAGGTCTACGGCATGCACAACATGCCGGGCGTGCCCGAAGGCCATTTCGAAATCTCGCCCGGCGCGATGCTGGCCTCGGCTGATGCGATCCACATCAAGGTCACCGGCAAGGGCGGCCATGGCGGTGCCGGCCCGCACCGGGCGGTCGACAGCATCCTGATCGCCTCGCAGATCGTCAACGCGCTGCAGTCGATCGTCGCCCGCAACGTCGATCCCTTGAAGTCGGCGGTGATCTCGGTGTGCTCGATCCATGGCGGCACCACCTTCAACGTGATCCCCGAGACGGTCGAGATGCTGGGCACCGTGCGCACGCTCGATCCGGAGATCCGCGATCTCGTCGAGAGGCGCATCGTCGAGGTCGCCGAGGCCACCGCGCGCGCCTATGGCGGCTCGGCCGAGGCGATCTACGAGCGCAAATATCCGGTGACGATGAATCACCCTGCGCAGGCGGCTTTCGCCGCCGACGTCGCCCGCGACGTCGCCGGCGCTGAGCGCGTCAACGACCGCGCCATTCCGCTGATGGGCGGCGAGGATTTCGCGTTCATGCTGGAGGCGCGCCCGGGCGCCTTCGTGTTCCTCGGCATGGGCCCCGGCAACGAATGCCACCACCCGGCCTACCGCTTCAACGACAACATCCTCAGCGCCGGCGCATCGTACTGGGTGAAGCTGGTCGAGAAGAGCATGCCGGCGAACTGATCGGAGCGACCGCGCAAGCTCGCAACGGCGTCATTGCGAGGAGCCGTAGGCGACGAAGCAATCCAGGATCTTCATCGGATCGCCAGTCTGGATTGCTTCGCTCCGCTCACAATGACGGGTGTGGCTGACATCGCCGGCCCCACAGGCTCCGTCATCGCGAGCGCCAACGAAGCGTCCAGGGACGCAATGCACCGATCGGAATGGCTTCGGTTTCCTTCCACGAACAGTTCGCCCCGTATCGAAACATCACGCGCCGCCGCCCGGCTAGGAGAAGCCATTCTCCCGCCCGCGAGGCACCATGCAGAGCCGCTCCGATCTCACGACAGAATTCGCCCTCCTGCTCGTTCTGTCCACCTTGTGGGGCGCCTCATACACCTTCATCAAGATCGGCGTCGAAACCATTCCGCCGCTGACCCTGATCGCCGTGCGCACGCTGATTGCGGGGCTGCTGCTGGCCGCGATCATCCGAAGCCGCGGCCTCGCTTGGCCACGTGACCGGACGATTTGGCGGCGCTTCGTGATCCAGGCCGGTCTCAACAGCGTCGTGCCGTTCACGCTGATCGCCTGGGCCGAGCGCACCGTCGAGGCGGGTCTTGCGACGATCCTCAACGCGACCTCTCCGATCTTCACCTTCCTGCTGACCGCGCTGGTGACGCACCACGAGCCTGTCACCCTGCGCAAGCTGGTCGGCGTCGCCGCCGGACTCGCCGGCACCTGCCTCATCGTCGGCACCGAGGCGCTGGGCGGGCTTGGCCGCGAGCTGTGGGCGCAGATTGCGATCGTCGCCGCCACCATCTGCTATGCGGGTGCGGCGATCATGGGAAAGAGCTTCAAGGGACTCGATCCGATGTTGCCGGCCGCGGGATCGCTGCTGTCTGGCGCCGCGGTGCTGATCCCGCTTGCGCTGGTCGTCGACCATCCGTGGACGCTGGCACCGTCACTGCGCTCGGTGCTGGCGCTGGCCGCGCTCGCGACCGTCTCGACTGCGGCCGCGATGGTGATCTATTTCCGCCTGGTGCAGACGCTCGGCTCGATCGGCGCCACCGCGCAATCCTATCTGCGGGTGCCGATCGGCGTTGCGATCGCCGTGGCCGGGCTCGACGAGCACCTCGCGCCGACCGCCTTGATCGGCCTCACCTGTGTCCTCATTGGTGTGATCGCGATGACGCTGCCCGCGCGCAAGAAGCCGACAGGCGATTCGATCAAAGGTTGACCGTACGCACCAGCGCTGCTTTGAACCCAAAGCGGCAACGCTGGGTCAATAAAATGCAATGCGTCTTCGTTTTGCTTCTTGTCGCGCTGGCAACCACGATTGGTCCGGCCGCGGCCTCGGCCGACATCCCCTACGCGATGTCGGAGCATCCTTCACAAGACGGCCGCTGCAAAGGAGACACCGGCAAGGCCGACCTCGACCGCGACGAGCAGGCCTGCCTCGCTCAGTTGAAGGATGTCGTCAGGCGCAACGGCAAGTCGCTGGAAATCACATTCAAGGATGGTTTCACCAGAAGCTACGTGACCCGACTTCCGGATGACCTACCCGGACATGAGGACGGCTCGGTCGAGTACAAGCTCGTCGGCTACTTTCCGGAGCACGAACTCCTGCTGATCGAGATCGGCTATTGGGAAGGCGTGCAATGGATGCTGCTGTGGCTCAATCGCGGCATCGAGACCAAGATCCATTCGCCGCCGCACGCCTCGCCAAGCCGCCGCTGGCTGTTTTCGGTCTGCTCCAGCGAAGGTCCCTCCGGCTGCGGCAACGGGATGGAGATCGTTGCCGCGCCGTTCGACCTCAAGCTGGGGGGCTGGTCCTATCTCACCCCTGACGACGACTACACC
It encodes the following:
- the ftsH gene encoding ATP-dependent zinc metalloprotease FtsH, translated to MTKQTRFNLWYAIVAIFVAMMIHNAWTSYRQVAVIPYSQFQDLLAAGKVKEVGVSENYLEGTLKEPLPSGQSRFATTRVDQEFAKELSKANVTFTGRVESNILGDILSLVMPIALFFGVWYWLSRRMMGGAGGLGGGLMQIGKSKAKVYVESNTGVRFDDVAGVDEAKDELREIVSFLKDPKSYGRLGGRMPKGVLLVGPPGTGKTLLAKAVAGEAGVPFFSISGSEFVEMFVGVGAARVRDLFEQARAKAPAIIFIDELDALGRARGMGPFAGGHDEKEQTLNQLLVELDGFDSSTGLVLLAATNRPEILDPALLRAGRFDRQVLVDRPDKPGRIQILQVHLKKAKLAADVDPEKVAALTPGFTGADLANLVNEATLLATRRGGDEVTLDDFNNAIERIVAGLEKRNRLLNPKEREIVAYHEMGHAIVAMSLPGTDPVHKVSIIPRGVGALGYTIQRPTEDRFLMTREELENKMAVLLGGRAAELVVYGHLSTGAADDLRRVTDIARSMVTRYGMSEQLGSVAYERDNQSFLAPGVSRSAEYGEAAGDAIDAEVRAIVTNALERTRKLLQDKRDVLERAARRLLVKETLDESELAALLKQDQRAGDLVVAAKPI
- a CDS encoding lipid kinase, whose amino-acid sequence is MTTGGDQVSIAKAPPSRPAVATRRLLMIINRGSRSGGEAAGVAVSRLSAAGYDLVISAPHSPREVAPWIEAHADDAEAVVVAGGDGSLNAAAPALLKTGLPLGIIPAGTANDLARTLGLPPDMEAAVDVIAAGHRRRIDLGEVNGHPFFNVASLGLSADLARQLTKETKRRFGRLGYALTALKVLTNARPFRAMIVSSDGAVRVKTLQIAVGNGRYYGGGMAVDHRAEIDDSHLDLYSLEIGRIWKLLAMAYDFRKGRHGLWQEVRASRDTSFEIRTRRPRRINADGELVTFTPARFSVLPRAVTVFVPEDAAQDRT
- a CDS encoding TerC family protein; translation: MEFLLIAFAGKPVWMWLAFFAIVLALLVFDLGILHRKTREISVRESLVMSGIYIMLALAFGAWVWWQIGAEAGTAYLTAFTIEKALAMDNVFVIAMIFSYFSIPRAYQHRVLFWGIVGVIVLRAIMIGLGAAIVAQASWVLYLFALFLVATGIKMLVFKDTPHDIGANPALAWVRRRFDVTDRLHEERFFVRQPDARGKPTWFMTPLFLALILIEFADVIFAVDSVPAIFAISTDPFVVYTSNIFAILGLRALYFALAAMVDRFQYLKLALAAVLIFIGSKIFLADLLGLEKFPPAISLGITFGLLGAGIAYSLWKTRPAVEPMK
- a CDS encoding exopolysaccharide biosynthesis protein; this encodes MAVNDVASDDEDSSAPRRHNGPISRRLLAIARTVRSEEPSIGELFDRLESEGLGLTLLLLTLPALIPLPGPFGMVFGTFVALVALQILFGAERLWLPEQLRSRPVPQRLLRKIIRAGLDWAGYAERGLREDRLVWLTGRPARMLLALPLLLMAVTIILPIPMGNVMPALALIAASIGFIAGDGLAVLVSILIAMAAVVWTAVLLYTGAAAADYAATLLARLAVHLRAMLESVGVDLGFAAGVTTVFAVVTGIAALAFWVQAVRHRRSRRASVDPAQDPRERSRALARRGRGLVAAASIATTAAAVFIATRFMLTGSI
- a CDS encoding CHAD domain-containing protein is translated as MPDSNAPASIHGSGHAVGVRESGESASSDPGGAADRLTAQHLADHAATQEDAAALGVEVAAPSLPDPAAGSGHEIELKLLVAPDQLAGFNNSPVVTAHARNKGSRKHLTSVYYDTPKRMLWKNGFTLRVRQSGSRFVQTVKEQHSDDPLKRGEWEASVSSLAPDPVLAAALLPEELRSALAEATLEAVFTADVHRHARMLDVPGATIEIAFDSGVIKAGEHREIVSEIELELKSGNPAAIYEIAQRIADHGPIRPSIRSKSARGFDLAAGAAPGAEKPPKLRLDPAVSLDESFALVLRGSLHHLLQAMPAAEDGRDTEGVHQLRVALRRLRAALHLMRPLGTSATLDGLEADARWLAQSLSAARDLDVFLTDTLPEIAEACPTVAGFDSLRALAERRRDLAYRTLRIALAERRCAAFVLGLGEWIETRGWRNDVSPDDLRRLAAPAIDFAGPVLSERHQKVLKRGRRFKKLSAERRHRLRLALKKLRYSIDFLLPLYGASKSAKKYARTLAGFQEQLGHYNDMAVTAGVIETLGTTSTEAAIAAAAITGWQSHAMAGVEEPLREAWRAFTKAPTPWQAEEA
- a CDS encoding MJ0042-type zinc finger domain-containing protein; translated protein: MKISSVTCPHCRAAYEIAESTSAIGAAGRFDCGVCGTPLAAWDEPKLRAFRLEVPPERKYPRVPAPAPLT
- a CDS encoding M20 aminoacylase family protein gives rise to the protein MPILNSIAALSDEMAAWRHDFHEHPELLYEVHRTAGIVADKLRAFGCDEVVTGIGRTGVVGVIRGRKSASGKTIGLRADMDALPIEETSGVPYASKTPGLMHACGHDGHTAMLLGAAKYLAETRNFDGTAIVIFQPAEEGGAGGKAMVDDGLMTRWGIQEVYGMHNMPGVPEGHFEISPGAMLASADAIHIKVTGKGGHGGAGPHRAVDSILIASQIVNALQSIVARNVDPLKSAVISVCSIHGGTTFNVIPETVEMLGTVRTLDPEIRDLVERRIVEVAEATARAYGGSAEAIYERKYPVTMNHPAQAAFAADVARDVAGAERVNDRAIPLMGGEDFAFMLEARPGAFVFLGMGPGNECHHPAYRFNDNILSAGASYWVKLVEKSMPAN
- a CDS encoding DMT family transporter; the encoded protein is MQSRSDLTTEFALLLVLSTLWGASYTFIKIGVETIPPLTLIAVRTLIAGLLLAAIIRSRGLAWPRDRTIWRRFVIQAGLNSVVPFTLIAWAERTVEAGLATILNATSPIFTFLLTALVTHHEPVTLRKLVGVAAGLAGTCLIVGTEALGGLGRELWAQIAIVAATICYAGAAIMGKSFKGLDPMLPAAGSLLSGAAVLIPLALVVDHPWTLAPSLRSVLALAALATVSTAAAMVIYFRLVQTLGSIGATAQSYLRVPIGVAIAVAGLDEHLAPTALIGLTCVLIGVIAMTLPARKKPTGDSIKG